The following proteins come from a genomic window of Alicyclobacillus dauci:
- a CDS encoding metallophosphoesterase family protein, which translates to MTRFTTVSHPNLSLWLSAVHAVAKQSLNSDQSSETKCDQAAVLNHPMVQAAVRHVQSSATSKDPLSPQLSLPGFNDPQVHVSHLTFALANAQIYKTKEIRDEIEDKLFRLYSDRDPDWSKCIVRYMEYYGLGKKPHYNNWRVEGKENPNYSVIHNRLKNDARVGIIGDWGTGMEDALKLVEAMLNENVDAIIHLGDVYYSGTDAEFQHHIVDIFEQAMGHMDKRVPVFSIPGNHDYYAGAKGLYEQALNLNHHPDLEGWHQEASYFCLRTQDGMWQFLGMDTGLHGRSVFQDRPAHPVPSYLDESEVEWHYDKLNPKRFQGTTILLSHHQLFSQHNKLRDDSTEPWLNDHLLNTFRVYFDQIAVWFWGHEHNLALFKDGTYNLSKGRLIGCSAYEENGDPYAPVDSSYAEHVPYINTDTNWRVSPSFEDPGYFNHAFAILDFSRKNSRDPMRCTYYMFPSWGQTQPKNCTLKELYTEYIYPSHCQ; encoded by the coding sequence ATGACGCGATTTACCACCGTTTCTCATCCTAATTTGTCTCTCTGGCTGTCTGCCGTTCACGCCGTTGCGAAACAATCCTTGAACTCGGACCAAAGCTCTGAAACCAAATGTGATCAGGCCGCTGTACTCAATCATCCAATGGTGCAGGCAGCCGTACGACATGTTCAAAGTTCCGCTACATCTAAAGACCCCTTAAGCCCACAGTTGTCCTTACCTGGATTTAACGACCCGCAGGTTCATGTTTCTCATCTAACGTTCGCCCTTGCGAATGCACAAATATACAAAACGAAGGAAATTCGAGACGAAATTGAAGACAAACTGTTCCGACTGTATTCGGACAGAGATCCAGATTGGTCTAAGTGCATCGTTAGGTATATGGAGTACTATGGGCTCGGCAAGAAACCCCATTACAACAATTGGAGAGTAGAAGGCAAGGAAAATCCGAATTATTCCGTTATTCATAATCGGCTAAAAAACGACGCCCGAGTTGGTATTATTGGAGACTGGGGTACCGGTATGGAAGACGCCCTTAAACTCGTTGAGGCGATGCTGAACGAAAATGTTGATGCAATCATTCATTTGGGTGACGTCTACTATTCAGGTACTGATGCGGAATTCCAGCACCACATTGTAGACATTTTTGAACAAGCCATGGGCCACATGGACAAACGCGTTCCTGTCTTTTCTATTCCCGGAAATCATGATTACTATGCCGGCGCTAAAGGATTATACGAACAAGCACTCAATCTGAATCATCACCCAGACCTTGAGGGGTGGCATCAAGAAGCAAGTTATTTTTGTTTGCGGACACAAGACGGTATGTGGCAGTTCTTGGGTATGGATACAGGATTACATGGTCGCTCCGTCTTTCAAGACCGCCCCGCTCATCCTGTACCTTCATACCTTGACGAGTCTGAAGTCGAATGGCACTACGATAAGTTAAATCCGAAACGCTTTCAGGGTACAACCATTCTTCTTTCTCACCATCAGCTGTTTTCTCAACACAACAAGCTGCGAGATGATTCCACGGAGCCTTGGTTAAATGACCATCTTCTAAATACGTTTCGTGTATATTTCGATCAAATCGCTGTTTGGTTTTGGGGACACGAACACAACTTAGCGCTGTTTAAAGACGGGACATACAACTTGTCAAAAGGTCGATTAATCGGTTGCTCCGCATACGAGGAAAATGGTGACCCATATGCACCTGTTGATAGTTCTTACGCAGAACATGTTCCGTATATCAACACCGATACGAATTGGCGCGTCTCGCCGTCATTCGAAGATCCGGGCTATTTTAATCATGCATTTGCTATCTTAGATTTTTCAAGGAAAAACAGTAGAGACCCGATGCGCTGTACTTACTACATGTTCCCCTCATGGGGACAAACGCAACCGAAGAATTGCACGCTGAAAGAGTTGTATACCGAGTATATCTACCCTTCCCACTGCCAATGA
- a CDS encoding cupin domain-containing protein, protein MECTVVAPFLEKPAMPQGESTPLPAETGALRDELLKCPYLAIERISIAPGRSHSVVPHDSPSLVIGVSGEGSIRLEPSRREGLKAGDAWLLPSSASSVVLESKEELSVLRITY, encoded by the coding sequence ATGGAGTGTACCGTCGTCGCACCTTTCCTTGAGAAACCTGCGATGCCGCAGGGGGAAAGTACGCCCTTGCCGGCGGAAACGGGGGCTCTGCGCGATGAATTGCTCAAGTGCCCGTACTTAGCCATAGAGAGGATTTCCATTGCACCAGGCCGCAGCCACAGCGTGGTGCCTCATGATAGCCCGAGTCTCGTCATTGGTGTTTCCGGAGAGGGGAGTATACGCTTGGAACCAAGCCGTCGGGAGGGCTTGAAGGCGGGCGATGCTTGGCTGCTGCCGTCCTCCGCGTCGTCCGTGGTCCTCGAATCGAAAGAGGAACTCTCCGTTCTTCGAATCACGTACTGA
- a CDS encoding YhgE/Pip domain-containing protein, whose amino-acid sequence MKEALILVLTHRFTRFALVMGIFYQFLFITVWMIGFGSVPAQMSKLKVAIINQDTSMSAQVQNDLKKHLPFQVQTAHSLPRAIEQLQQRKIVMIIEIPNGFFKDVRNLKTQAHLDYYINESNPMLASMTAQQSASQITEDFNQELTKRALQGILQGLHVPGNRAQTIVQQSMNRVVPDVHILYPVSNMGYIMSPMMFGMAGYVSAMILQLNLNNAIRDLGDKLAKWRRFQTRMIISVAASFVYAYIASTYLAAWGTPIRQGFLQLWVFQTTAEFAYMFLTQIPALLFGMYGLLFNIGMLIAQAIYSGASIPRMILPRLVNILGYVQPMPYAVEGVQNIVLGGPSVTRDGVALLVYAIVCLLLCFLISELKDRRQE is encoded by the coding sequence TTGAAGGAAGCACTGATTTTGGTCTTAACACACCGCTTCACGAGGTTTGCTCTAGTCATGGGGATCTTCTATCAGTTTCTGTTCATCACGGTCTGGATGATTGGGTTTGGCAGTGTTCCTGCGCAAATGTCCAAGCTGAAAGTCGCGATTATCAACCAGGACACCTCGATGAGCGCGCAAGTGCAGAACGACCTGAAAAAGCACCTTCCCTTCCAAGTCCAAACCGCGCATTCCCTGCCACGGGCGATAGAGCAGCTGCAACAGCGGAAAATCGTCATGATTATCGAGATACCGAACGGCTTCTTTAAAGATGTTCGGAACCTCAAGACGCAGGCGCATCTCGATTATTATATCAACGAGTCAAATCCGATGTTGGCGTCAATGACGGCTCAGCAATCCGCTTCTCAAATCACCGAGGATTTCAACCAGGAATTAACCAAGCGCGCGCTGCAGGGGATTCTGCAAGGTCTGCACGTTCCCGGGAACAGAGCGCAGACTATAGTGCAACAATCGATGAATCGTGTCGTTCCAGACGTCCATATCCTTTATCCGGTGTCGAATATGGGATACATCATGTCCCCGATGATGTTCGGCATGGCGGGATACGTCTCGGCGATGATCTTACAATTAAACCTCAACAACGCCATCAGGGATCTAGGGGACAAATTGGCCAAATGGCGAAGGTTTCAAACCCGCATGATTATCAGCGTCGCCGCATCATTTGTCTATGCGTACATCGCTTCCACGTACCTGGCCGCGTGGGGAACACCGATACGCCAGGGTTTTCTGCAGTTATGGGTCTTCCAGACTACCGCGGAATTTGCGTATATGTTTCTTACGCAGATCCCGGCCCTGCTTTTCGGCATGTACGGACTGCTGTTCAACATTGGCATGCTCATCGCTCAGGCCATTTACTCGGGAGCCTCCATCCCCAGAATGATACTTCCACGCTTAGTGAACATTCTGGGGTATGTGCAACCGATGCCGTACGCGGTCGAAGGCGTTCAGAACATCGTGCTCGGTGGTCCGAGTGTCACTCGAGATGGCGTAGCGCTCCTCGTCTACGCCATCGTATGCCTGCTGCTCTGCTTTTTGATATCCGAGTTGAAGGACAGGAGGCAAGAGTGA
- a CDS encoding dihydrofolate reductase, with the protein MEGTSLLSLLVAMSENHVIGENGKLPWHLPSDLKYFKQLTMGKTVVMGRRTYMAIGKPLRGRTNIVLTRDRTFSPRGCEVVHDIAEIVDFVDVAEEVFVIGGANVFAQVMPYASKMYLTIIRRSFDGDVHFYYDEADWEMISCQPGPVDSRNPYPHDFCVYERK; encoded by the coding sequence ATGGAGGGAACAAGTCTGCTGTCGTTACTTGTGGCTATGAGCGAGAATCACGTGATTGGGGAAAATGGGAAGCTGCCATGGCATTTGCCATCCGATTTAAAATACTTTAAGCAACTAACGATGGGCAAGACAGTTGTCATGGGACGGAGAACGTACATGGCGATTGGTAAACCGCTGCGCGGGAGAACAAATATAGTTTTAACAAGAGACAGAACATTTTCCCCGAGAGGCTGCGAGGTCGTTCACGACATTGCAGAGATAGTAGACTTTGTGGACGTTGCGGAAGAGGTATTTGTCATTGGCGGGGCCAATGTTTTTGCCCAAGTGATGCCGTATGCAAGCAAGATGTATCTCACGATTATCCGGCGCAGCTTTGACGGAGATGTCCATTTTTACTACGACGAAGCAGACTGGGAAATGATCAGTTGTCAGCCTGGGCCGGTCGACAGCAGAAACCCGTACCCGCATGACTTCTGCGTGTATGAGAGAAAGTAG
- a CDS encoding BMP family lipoprotein, translated as MKKKIAAVASAIALTTFAVGCGPNNPGGANGTTGGNNGNATGNASTTGNGIKVGLVTDTGGLNDNGFNHLAYVGVTKAQQQLGIRPSVVQSQSESDYIPNLSKYAGQGYNLVIAVGYLMHDAVEQVAQQYPKTHFMIIDDTITDRPNVVSAVYNSQDAGYLAGAMAGLLEKGTALPNLNKQNVVGVIGGQSAPPVNSYIAGFQQGFKKEDPSGKVLLAYTNSFTDQSLGSQYAQNQMSQGADILFPVAGGCGQGVISAVKSANKYAIGVDTNQSYLAPQNIITSATKGVDTSVFDVIQTVKDNTFKSGVQTFGLQGNGVGITPAMKGVPQSVVTEVNQLKQSIINGTIKVSTTVQK; from the coding sequence GTGAAAAAGAAAATTGCGGCAGTTGCATCCGCAATAGCTTTGACTACCTTCGCTGTCGGTTGTGGACCGAATAACCCGGGTGGTGCAAATGGTACAACTGGTGGCAACAACGGCAATGCGACAGGTAATGCGTCGACAACGGGAAATGGAATCAAGGTTGGTCTAGTCACCGATACTGGCGGGCTCAATGATAATGGATTCAACCACCTGGCTTATGTCGGCGTGACGAAGGCACAACAGCAACTGGGTATTCGGCCAAGTGTCGTACAGTCCCAGTCCGAGTCGGATTATATTCCGAACTTGAGCAAGTATGCGGGTCAAGGATACAACTTGGTCATTGCCGTCGGCTACCTCATGCATGATGCGGTTGAGCAAGTCGCACAGCAATATCCGAAAACGCACTTTATGATTATTGATGATACGATTACGGATCGGCCGAACGTCGTGTCGGCTGTTTACAACTCACAAGATGCCGGCTATCTTGCAGGTGCCATGGCAGGACTCCTCGAGAAAGGGACTGCGCTGCCGAACTTAAATAAGCAGAACGTAGTCGGTGTCATCGGGGGTCAATCCGCCCCTCCGGTTAACAGTTACATTGCTGGGTTCCAGCAGGGCTTTAAGAAAGAAGACCCGAGTGGGAAAGTTCTTCTTGCGTATACAAATAGCTTTACGGACCAAAGTCTAGGAAGCCAGTATGCTCAAAACCAGATGTCGCAAGGTGCCGATATTCTCTTCCCGGTTGCTGGCGGATGCGGACAAGGGGTCATCAGCGCCGTTAAGAGTGCAAACAAATATGCGATCGGTGTGGATACAAACCAGAGCTATTTAGCTCCACAGAACATTATCACAAGTGCTACGAAAGGTGTCGACACGTCCGTGTTTGACGTCATCCAGACAGTGAAAGACAATACGTTCAAGTCAGGCGTTCAAACGTTTGGATTACAGGGTAATGGCGTAGGCATTACACCCGCCATGAAAGGTGTCCCGCAAAGTGTTGTGACCGAGGTCAATCAGTTGAAACAGAGCATTATCAACGGAACCATCAAAGTGTCGACGACGGTTCAGAAGTAA
- a CDS encoding HPr family phosphocarrier protein has protein sequence MVVEKQVTLKNGSGLHARPASQFVAEATKFSSDVFVEVNGKRVNAKSILGLLALGAPQGATVSIITEGPDEEQALDALCKLVDGGFGE, from the coding sequence ATGGTTGTGGAGAAACAGGTTACTTTGAAAAACGGATCGGGTCTTCATGCGCGTCCAGCGTCGCAATTTGTGGCTGAGGCAACTAAGTTTTCATCAGATGTATTTGTGGAAGTTAACGGTAAGCGAGTCAACGCAAAGAGTATTCTTGGACTGCTCGCTCTAGGGGCACCGCAAGGAGCAACGGTATCCATTATTACCGAAGGTCCGGACGAAGAGCAGGCTTTGGATGCACTCTGTAAACTCGTAGACGGCGGGTTCGGCGAGTAA